The proteins below are encoded in one region of Centropristis striata isolate RG_2023a ecotype Rhode Island chromosome 12, C.striata_1.0, whole genome shotgun sequence:
- the LOC131981946 gene encoding SH2 domain-containing protein 1A-like, protein MENLPVYHGPIGKEEGERRLAQDGRDGCYLVRNSDSVAGVYCLCVLYNGYVYTYRLHKDDAGSWAAETTPGVQKRYFRQIRNLIAAFQKPGQGIAMPLLYPVTAQRRAQTHTEAQAPSNSLSPTHSGPDAYLQQRPPHAAQGHKNRNKKEVRQAFG, encoded by the exons ATGGAGAACCTGCCCGTCTACCACGGACCCATCGGCAAGGAGGAGGGGGAGCGGAGACTGGCCCAGGACGGGAGGGACGGGTGCTACCTAGTCCGCAACAGTGACTCTGTGGCAGGCGTGTACTGCCTCTGTGTGCT gtacaACGGATACGTCTACACATACAGACTCCACAAGGACGACGCAGGCTCATGGGCTGCTGAA ACCACTCCTGGTGTGCAGAAACGATATTTCCGGCAAATCAGGAACTTGATAGCAGCTTTCCAGAAGCCTGGACAAGGCATTGCCATGCCTCTGCTCTACCCTGTCACAGCTCAGAGAcgggcacaaacacacacggagGCACAGGCGCCCAGTAATAGCCTGTCACCGACACACAGTGGCCCCGACGCTTACCTCCAGCAGCGGCCGCCTCATGCTGCTCAGGGACACAAAAACAGGAACAAGAAAGAGGTGCGCCAAGCTTTTGGTTAG